A stretch of Aureispira sp. CCB-E DNA encodes these proteins:
- a CDS encoding NAD-dependent epimerase/dehydratase family protein, with protein sequence MSADKILVIGSEGQIGTVLSHALRDTYGIANVITSDINPPRTSVIGHFEKLNILDGERLLAIVKKHKITQIYHLAALLSAKGEQNPRQTWDVNMNGLFNVLEVARQENLDKVYFPSSIAVFGGQTPKKATPQFTVLQPETMYGITKEVGEHLAQYYFKKFNLDVRSLRYPGLISYQSLPGGGTTDYAVDIFHKAVAGEPYECFLERDTYLPMMYMPDAIRATIELMNAPLEKISMHYGYNVRAMSFSAEELAAEITKHIPDFKITYKPDFRQQIAESWVENMDDTYARNDWGWQEQYDLPAMVEDMIVNLKRIKAQGSSEYDERMFL encoded by the coding sequence ATGAGTGCAGATAAAATTTTGGTAATCGGCTCAGAAGGGCAGATTGGCACCGTGTTAAGTCATGCTCTAAGAGATACTTATGGAATTGCAAATGTAATCACATCAGACATCAACCCACCAAGAACAAGTGTTATTGGTCATTTTGAAAAGTTGAATATTTTGGATGGAGAACGTTTGTTAGCCATTGTAAAAAAACATAAGATTACCCAAATATACCATCTTGCTGCATTGCTCTCAGCCAAAGGAGAGCAAAATCCTCGCCAGACTTGGGATGTGAACATGAATGGTTTGTTTAATGTGCTGGAAGTTGCCCGTCAAGAAAATTTAGACAAAGTCTATTTTCCTAGCTCTATTGCTGTTTTTGGAGGACAAACGCCTAAAAAGGCAACGCCACAGTTTACGGTGTTGCAACCAGAAACAATGTATGGAATCACCAAAGAAGTAGGGGAGCACTTAGCGCAGTATTATTTCAAGAAATTTAATTTAGATGTTCGCTCGTTACGTTATCCAGGGTTGATTAGTTATCAGTCATTGCCTGGCGGAGGAACAACAGATTATGCCGTTGATATTTTTCACAAAGCCGTAGCTGGTGAACCCTACGAGTGTTTTTTGGAGCGGGATACTTATCTTCCAATGATGTATATGCCTGATGCCATTCGTGCAACAATAGAGTTGATGAATGCTCCGTTAGAGAAAATCTCAATGCATTATGGTTATAATGTACGTGCTATGAGCTTTTCGGCAGAAGAACTAGCCGCGGAAATAACAAAGCATATTCCTGATTTCAAGATTACGTACAAACCTGATTTCCGTCAGCAAATTGCGGAGTCCTGGGTCGAAAATATGGATGATACCTATGCTCGCAACGATTGGGGATGGCAAGAACAATATGATTTGCCTGCGATGGTGGAAGATATGATTGTTAATCTAAAGCGAATCAAAGCGCAAGGTTCTTCTGAGTACGATGAGAGAATGTTTTTGTAG
- a CDS encoding T9SS type A sorting domain-containing protein, with amino-acid sequence MNHLKKILLVCLFLNIMANVHAQVELIFGDTLVNEKAIATYPMADGSFWVVGFTNTGTNGGADVTLIRVDSLGNTMVPIRYFGGSENDYPNNMIYKGGKLIIAGETHNILTSDIDGFILIVDTLGIFESFETYGQTGQTEQFFDIKATQDGGFVVSGFASLPNRIGNDFLISKFDNKNYFDWMQVHDLGGNDIGMVAIEKPQGGYLLVGDQLQPAGNYNVAIVGCDASGNMLWDTVVANPYNGGCKQALIYDNQLIIVGEMGTATSTAFDPYLIRADLQGNVLWQGTIPKTNNGDAIFDLVVKSLNEIFVTGYMYNNAIQGTDLFVMEIDSIGGIKNERYYGGTSFDMGIDIQVRNDGRFIISGFTNRQASDQYYIIYDSFSPNTAISTLPLLQNELLVYPNPSNDYIYLSSTIHFQQVEIVDKLGRVSRPVIKQNTIDIRHLETGQYWIVLKDKEGKIIDMKSIAKQ; translated from the coding sequence ATGAACCATTTAAAGAAAATTTTATTGGTATGCCTTTTTCTAAATATTATGGCGAATGTGCATGCACAAGTAGAACTTATTTTTGGAGATACTTTGGTCAATGAAAAAGCAATTGCAACCTATCCAATGGCAGATGGTTCTTTTTGGGTAGTTGGGTTTACCAATACTGGAACGAATGGTGGGGCAGATGTTACCTTGATAAGGGTTGATTCTTTGGGAAATACGATGGTTCCAATTCGCTATTTTGGAGGATCTGAAAATGATTACCCTAATAATATGATTTATAAGGGAGGTAAGTTAATTATTGCAGGAGAAACGCATAATATCTTGACGAGTGATATAGATGGTTTTATATTAATTGTGGATACTCTAGGCATCTTTGAATCTTTTGAGACCTATGGACAAACAGGACAAACCGAACAGTTTTTTGATATCAAGGCTACGCAGGATGGAGGTTTTGTTGTTTCTGGTTTTGCGTCTCTGCCCAATCGAATTGGCAATGATTTTTTGATTTCAAAGTTTGATAATAAAAACTATTTTGATTGGATGCAGGTGCACGACTTGGGAGGAAATGATATTGGAATGGTTGCGATAGAAAAACCTCAAGGGGGATACCTCTTGGTCGGCGATCAATTGCAACCTGCTGGTAATTATAATGTGGCTATTGTTGGTTGTGATGCATCGGGGAATATGCTCTGGGATACAGTGGTAGCCAATCCTTACAATGGCGGTTGCAAGCAAGCTCTAATTTATGATAACCAGTTAATTATAGTAGGAGAAATGGGGACGGCAACTTCGACCGCTTTTGATCCTTATTTGATTCGTGCAGATTTGCAAGGGAATGTCCTTTGGCAAGGAACGATACCCAAAACAAATAATGGAGATGCTATTTTTGATTTAGTAGTAAAATCTCTTAATGAAATTTTTGTAACAGGATATATGTACAACAACGCTATACAAGGCACCGATTTATTTGTTATGGAAATTGATTCAATCGGAGGAATTAAAAACGAACGCTATTATGGCGGGACTTCTTTTGATATGGGAATTGATATTCAAGTAAGGAACGATGGACGATTTATTATATCTGGTTTTACGAATCGACAAGCAAGTGATCAGTATTATATTATTTACGATTCATTCAGCCCTAATACAGCCATTTCAACATTACCGTTGTTACAGAATGAACTATTAGTATACCCCAACCCTTCTAATGATTATATTTATCTATCCTCTACAATTCATTTTCAACAAGTTGAGATTGTAGATAAATTAGGGCGAGTTTCACGACCTGTTATCAAACAGAATACAATAGATATTCGTCATCTAGAAACAGGACAATATTGGATTGTACTCAAAGATAAGGAAGGAAAGATTATTGATATGAAGTCGATTGCAAAGCAGTAA